A single Clostridium sp. AN503 DNA region contains:
- a CDS encoding VOC family protein encodes MIKFNHFNFNVLNLEKSLKFYKDTLNLEPIREKTASDGSFKLVYLGDGSSDFSLELTWLRDRTEPYNLGECEFHLAFITDEFEKLHQQHKDQGVICYENESMGIYFISDPDGYWIEIVPVR; translated from the coding sequence ATGATTAAATTTAACCATTTCAACTTCAATGTACTCAATCTTGAAAAAAGCCTGAAATTCTATAAGGATACTCTGAATTTAGAACCAATACGGGAAAAGACTGCCAGTGACGGTTCTTTTAAGCTTGTATATCTTGGAGACGGTTCAAGTGACTTTTCGCTGGAACTCACCTGGCTTCGTGACCGGACAGAACCGTACAATCTCGGTGAATGTGAATTTCACCTTGCCTTTATAACGGATGAATTTGAAAAACTGCATCAGCAACACAAAGACCAGGGTGTTATTTGTTATGAAAATGAATCTATGGGAATTTACTTTATCTCTGACCCCGATGGATATTGGATTGAAATTGTACCAGTAAGATAA
- a CDS encoding alpha/beta fold hydrolase, with protein MKAKNKLLTLLILSAGATAATAAINKFIKVTATSRNLLSEPQSLCYKWRLGNIHYTKTGSGKPLLLIHDLNSASSGYEWSQLIPCLQEEYMVYTIDLLGCGRSEKLNMTYTNYLYVQLISDFIKSEIGHRVNVIATGEAASIPVMACANNPELFDQLMFINPLSLLDFSQFPGKTARMYKFILDIPVLGTLLYHIASSKRTLTQEFAVQGFYNPYLVKSSIIDSYYESAHLGNSPKSIYASVKCNYTKCNIVNALKKIDNSIYLIGGAGIENIVNRLDEYKIYNSAIESALIPNTKGLPQLEAPSALHDLIKTYFN; from the coding sequence ATGAAAGCAAAGAACAAATTACTTACATTGCTTATTTTGTCAGCCGGGGCCACTGCTGCTACTGCTGCGATCAACAAGTTTATTAAAGTCACTGCCACCTCCCGAAATCTTTTATCGGAACCCCAATCCCTGTGTTACAAATGGAGATTGGGCAATATTCATTATACTAAAACCGGATCAGGGAAGCCGTTACTTTTGATACATGACTTAAATTCTGCCTCCAGCGGATATGAATGGAGTCAGCTGATTCCCTGCCTTCAGGAGGAGTATATGGTCTATACGATCGATCTGCTTGGCTGTGGACGGTCTGAAAAACTCAATATGACTTATACCAATTATTTGTATGTCCAGTTGATTTCTGATTTTATCAAATCAGAGATTGGTCACCGTGTAAATGTCATTGCAACGGGAGAAGCCGCTTCTATCCCGGTGATGGCTTGCGCGAACAATCCGGAACTGTTTGATCAGCTTATGTTTATCAATCCGCTGAGTCTCCTGGATTTCAGTCAGTTTCCTGGCAAAACAGCCCGGATGTATAAGTTCATTTTGGACATACCTGTACTTGGAACTCTGCTCTATCATATCGCAAGCAGTAAACGTACACTTACACAGGAATTTGCTGTTCAAGGTTTTTACAATCCTTATCTGGTGAAGAGCTCTATTATAGATTCCTATTATGAGTCTGCTCATTTGGGTAACTCACCAAAGTCTATTTACGCAAGTGTAAAATGTAACTACACTAAGTGTAATATTGTGAACGCGTTAAAAAAGATTGATAACAGTATCTACTTGATCGGCGGCGCTGGAATAGAAAATATTGTAAACAGGCTGGATGAGTATAAGATATACAACTCTGCTATAGAGTCTGCGCTTATCCCTAATACAAAAGGACTCCCACAACTGGAGGCCCCCTCCGCACTGCATGATCTGATTAAAACCTACTTTAACTGA